In Sphingobacterium thalpophilum, a genomic segment contains:
- a CDS encoding TonB-dependent receptor, with amino-acid sequence MKNLRVLRYSTLSLCLLLSGVGHQVYAQTDVKPIVNASLSGYVYDSQRKQPIEGVTIQLEAVTHVVTTDQKGFFQIVTGQKLPFSITLSRIGYKKKTLLVSESPTKIELEPVTQDLDEVVVVGYGTQKKISLTNSIASIYGDKLTKRPVSNTQQALQGLLPGVTVQDLGGKPGQSAANIRIRGLTTFNTNSSSTSGYDLSKNNALVIVDGIEQPWSKLNPNDIASISVLKDAASTAIYGSRATNGVIIVTTKSAKSGHVVIDYNGYYGLQKSINTPKQMDAVSYLQLQQDAYRNAGLAVPARFTDESITAYRTATDREKYPLPNTWFDTLLKTAPQQGHALSFAGGNDILLSRLAVRYNKQDGIIDHYGAELADIRLNNDYKASSWLNFTGSINYRYSKAAEPGRDPINNFLHGSMWVVPKYDDGTYGLSTQGNNPLMLIEKSGFKKVNENYLSSIVKTDIQLWRNLLFTSQFGVRVNLNNTKTFLNAFDNKDRNTGIVKSFPINSLNEIRDNSSEYTWNNLLTYQLAAGPNHIKALVGYSQIHNYQNYLTAYRERFYNNDITSIGQGADDATKNNNGYDVQYGLRSFFGRVNYDWDGKYLLEVNGRYDGSSRFTGDKQYGFFPSASVGWLLSKENFWEPIRNSLNEFKLRASWGKTGNQSVDLYSYYSALIAAGYDFGGKSVQGYRLDSYANQQLGWESTMQYDLGLDAAFLNNRLTFTLDYYKKVTDDILLNLDIPAVLGLKPSPQNAGTVLNRGWEFSANYQKRPSAPGAFAYQLNGNLSINHNEVTDLKGTGPYIAGSDIDPRYIIAKGLPINTLWGYKTDGLFQSAEEIQAYGATYATNTKPGDVKYVDLNGDGVINANDMAAIGNSFPKYTFGINGSFTFKNFDLDLLFQGAAKVDTRLSGALAEMGNQEGFTHEIFTNNYWTPTHTDARFPRVVKYDLRNVATSDRLVVNGSYLRLKNIQVGYTVPLHAIGKTAINKLRVYLSATNLWTISKLNEWNLDPEAESGRAVYYPQTGLYTLGVNLTL; translated from the coding sequence ATGAAAAATCTTAGGGTACTCCGGTATTCTACCTTGTCGCTATGTTTATTGTTATCTGGCGTTGGGCATCAGGTATATGCGCAAACAGATGTTAAACCGATTGTCAATGCTTCCTTATCAGGCTATGTATATGATAGTCAACGTAAGCAGCCTATTGAAGGCGTAACCATTCAACTCGAAGCTGTAACGCATGTTGTTACAACAGATCAAAAAGGTTTTTTTCAAATTGTAACGGGACAGAAATTACCATTTTCCATTACACTCTCGCGCATTGGCTATAAGAAAAAGACCTTGTTAGTTTCCGAATCTCCCACAAAAATTGAATTAGAGCCAGTTACACAGGACCTGGATGAGGTGGTGGTTGTTGGCTATGGAACTCAGAAAAAAATCTCGTTGACCAATTCAATCGCCAGTATTTATGGTGATAAATTGACGAAAAGACCAGTTTCTAATACGCAGCAGGCTTTGCAGGGCTTATTACCTGGGGTGACTGTTCAAGACCTTGGTGGAAAACCAGGGCAATCGGCTGCCAATATTCGAATTAGAGGATTGACGACATTTAATACCAATTCGAGCAGCACCAGTGGATATGATCTCAGCAAGAATAATGCTTTGGTCATTGTGGACGGCATTGAACAACCCTGGTCCAAGTTAAACCCCAATGATATCGCTTCAATTTCAGTCCTGAAGGATGCGGCTTCCACGGCGATATATGGATCACGTGCGACCAACGGTGTAATTATTGTAACTACCAAAAGTGCAAAATCTGGACATGTTGTGATTGATTATAATGGCTACTACGGCTTACAAAAATCAATCAACACCCCAAAGCAGATGGACGCCGTATCCTACCTCCAATTGCAACAGGACGCCTACCGTAACGCGGGGCTGGCGGTGCCGGCGCGATTTACTGACGAATCAATAACGGCTTATCGGACTGCGACCGATCGCGAAAAATATCCTTTACCGAATACATGGTTTGATACACTGTTGAAAACAGCTCCTCAACAAGGCCATGCCTTGTCATTCGCTGGTGGAAATGACATTCTACTTTCTAGATTGGCGGTTCGTTATAATAAACAGGATGGTATTATTGATCATTATGGCGCTGAACTGGCGGATATTAGGCTAAACAACGATTATAAAGCAAGCTCTTGGCTTAATTTTACAGGAAGTATAAACTACCGATATAGCAAAGCTGCTGAGCCTGGGCGTGATCCAATCAATAACTTTCTCCATGGCTCGATGTGGGTGGTGCCTAAATATGATGATGGTACTTACGGATTAAGTACGCAAGGCAATAATCCTTTAATGTTGATTGAAAAAAGTGGTTTTAAAAAGGTAAATGAAAACTACCTAAGCTCCATCGTTAAAACCGACATTCAATTGTGGAGAAATTTGTTATTTACGTCCCAATTTGGTGTAAGAGTGAACCTAAATAATACCAAAACCTTTTTGAACGCTTTTGACAATAAGGACCGAAATACAGGTATTGTAAAAAGTTTTCCGATCAATTCATTAAACGAAATTCGTGATAATAGCAGCGAGTATACATGGAACAATCTGTTGACCTATCAATTGGCGGCTGGGCCAAATCATATTAAGGCACTTGTTGGCTATTCACAGATTCACAATTATCAAAATTACTTAACGGCTTATCGCGAAAGATTCTACAATAATGATATCACCTCTATCGGACAAGGAGCTGATGATGCGACCAAAAACAATAATGGATATGATGTGCAGTATGGCTTGCGTTCGTTTTTTGGTCGGGTAAATTACGATTGGGATGGCAAGTATCTGCTCGAAGTGAATGGGCGTTACGATGGTTCATCCCGTTTTACGGGCGACAAGCAATATGGTTTTTTCCCTTCGGCATCAGTAGGATGGCTCTTATCCAAGGAAAACTTTTGGGAACCTATTCGAAATTCGTTGAACGAATTCAAATTGCGTGCTTCCTGGGGCAAGACAGGAAACCAATCGGTAGATTTGTATAGTTATTATTCTGCCCTCATTGCGGCAGGATATGATTTTGGGGGTAAATCTGTACAGGGGTATCGACTGGACAGTTATGCCAATCAGCAATTGGGCTGGGAGTCTACGATGCAGTATGATTTGGGCTTGGATGCCGCTTTCCTAAACAATCGCTTGACTTTTACCCTGGATTACTATAAAAAGGTAACTGACGATATTCTACTAAATCTGGATATTCCTGCCGTTTTGGGATTAAAGCCTTCACCCCAAAATGCGGGAACAGTACTGAATCGCGGTTGGGAATTCAGCGCAAATTATCAGAAAAGACCAAGTGCGCCTGGGGCTTTTGCTTACCAGCTGAATGGAAATTTAAGTATCAACCATAATGAAGTAACCGATCTAAAAGGTACTGGACCCTACATTGCCGGATCGGATATTGACCCAAGGTATATTATTGCTAAAGGACTTCCGATCAACACACTTTGGGGATATAAGACCGATGGTCTCTTTCAGTCTGCGGAGGAAATTCAAGCTTATGGCGCTACGTATGCTACAAATACGAAGCCCGGAGATGTGAAATATGTGGATTTGAACGGCGACGGGGTGATCAATGCAAATGACATGGCCGCTATTGGCAACTCTTTCCCCAAATATACCTTCGGAATAAATGGGAGTTTCACCTTTAAGAATTTTGATCTTGATCTGCTCTTTCAAGGTGCAGCAAAAGTCGATACCCGATTGTCAGGAGCATTGGCTGAGATGGGAAATCAGGAAGGCTTTACACACGAAATATTTACAAACAATTATTGGACACCAACACATACGGATGCACGCTTTCCGCGCGTGGTCAAATATGATTTGCGTAATGTCGCAACCTCGGACCGTTTAGTGGTTAACGGTTCTTACCTGCGGTTGAAAAACATACAGGTTGGATATACAGTGCCACTACATGCTATCGGAAAGACAGCAATCAACAAACTTCGGGTATACCTATCCGCGACGAATTTATGGACAATTTCAAAATTGAATGAATGGAACCTGGATCCTGAAGCGGAATCTGGACGAGCGGTATATTATCCGCAAACCGGCCTTTATACACTGGGCGTCAATTTGACGCTGTAG
- a CDS encoding cytochrome ubiquinol oxidase subunit I translates to MEDMILYNRLQFAFTITFHYLFPQLTMGLSLMIVYFKWKFLRTQNEDYNHASKFWMKIFALNFTMGVVTGIPMEFQFGTNWAKFSELTGGIIGQTLAMEGMFSFFLESSFLGMFLFGEKLLGHKLHFLSGLMVFIGSWASGFLIIATHSWMQHPVGYEILENGKFVLNNFSALFNNPWLWPSYLHNQAASLVTSSFFVASIGAFYLLSDRHSKFGKIFVKSGVIFGAISSVMLAFPTGDLAAKNVVKYQPAAFAGMEGIFKTEQGGSEIILVGQPDMENKKLDNKIAVPNVLSFLTYQRWDAEIKGLNEFDQSLHPTNVPGLYYSYHIMVGLGTIFIGIMVLGALLLWRNKLYQTKWLLWIIMFMIPFPYIANTAGWYTAELGRQPWLVCNLMRMVDGVSPTVSSGNTLFTFLGFVGLYILLGLLFLMLVLKIIRKGPETTVALT, encoded by the coding sequence ATGGAAGATATGATTCTCTATAATCGACTTCAGTTCGCATTTACGATTACATTCCATTACTTATTCCCTCAATTGACCATGGGTTTATCCCTCATGATCGTCTATTTCAAATGGAAATTTCTACGGACACAAAACGAAGATTACAACCATGCATCCAAATTTTGGATGAAAATCTTTGCGCTTAACTTCACCATGGGCGTTGTAACAGGTATCCCCATGGAGTTTCAATTTGGTACCAACTGGGCTAAATTTTCTGAACTTACGGGTGGTATTATCGGACAGACCTTAGCCATGGAAGGTATGTTTTCCTTTTTCCTGGAGTCATCATTTCTGGGGATGTTTCTTTTTGGAGAGAAGTTGCTGGGGCATAAGCTCCATTTTTTATCCGGACTCATGGTCTTTATCGGATCTTGGGCCAGTGGTTTCCTGATTATCGCCACACATTCCTGGATGCAGCACCCTGTTGGGTATGAGATTCTTGAAAATGGCAAATTTGTACTGAACAATTTTAGTGCATTATTCAATAATCCATGGTTATGGCCATCTTATTTACATAATCAAGCCGCTTCGTTGGTGACCAGTTCCTTTTTTGTGGCCTCTATTGGAGCTTTCTATCTCCTAAGCGACCGGCATAGTAAGTTTGGAAAGATATTCGTTAAAAGTGGCGTCATCTTCGGCGCCATTTCATCGGTTATGTTGGCATTTCCTACGGGAGACCTTGCCGCCAAAAACGTAGTCAAATATCAGCCCGCAGCCTTTGCCGGCATGGAGGGCATTTTCAAAACGGAGCAAGGCGGATCCGAGATTATCCTGGTCGGCCAACCCGACATGGAAAACAAAAAGCTGGACAATAAAATAGCGGTGCCGAATGTCTTGAGCTTCCTCACCTACCAGCGCTGGGATGCAGAAATCAAAGGATTAAATGAATTTGACCAGTCCTTACATCCAACCAACGTACCTGGACTGTATTACAGCTATCACATCATGGTAGGGCTGGGTACCATATTCATCGGCATTATGGTTCTTGGAGCGCTACTGCTTTGGCGGAACAAATTGTATCAAACCAAATGGTTATTGTGGATCATCATGTTTATGATTCCATTTCCATATATCGCGAATACTGCAGGTTGGTATACAGCTGAATTGGGGCGGCAACCTTGGCTTGTTTGTAATCTCATGCGAATGGTAGACGGTGTATCCCCTACCGTATCTTCCGGAAATACATTATTTACCTTTCTCGGCTTCGTCGGTTTATACATTCTTTTGGGCTTGTTATTTCTGATGTTAGTCTTGAAGATCATTAGAAAAGGTCCTGAAACGACAGTTGCATTAACCTAA
- the cydB gene encoding cytochrome d ubiquinol oxidase subunit II translates to MEIFWFIVLTFMLGIYIVLDGYDFGAGIVHLFFAKTEQEKKAVTNSIGPFWDANEVWLIASGGVLFFAFPTLYASSFSGFYLPLILVLWLLIFRAISLELRGQVHHRLWEALWDKAFGLASLLLALFFGAALGNVVRGVNLGMVENGVSTQEPHYFFLALWNPTFDPLAQHQGIIDWFTIILGLVAVVTLTIHGAGWVILKTSSTLNTRLKNIVFKLNFVLLILVILSAYVWHYVKPISLNNLQNHYWLWIFPLIAAVGLLGQFWIKTFKKDGIGFLFSSLFILGSFATTVASMFPIVLPSTNDVNPSLTIQNAAAHEYGLSVGLGWFMFAAILVIAYFIIQFRVFKGKLDDVGYGEH, encoded by the coding sequence ATGGAAATATTCTGGTTTATCGTATTAACTTTTATGCTGGGAATTTATATCGTACTCGATGGGTACGATTTTGGAGCGGGAATTGTCCATCTATTCTTTGCTAAAACCGAACAGGAGAAAAAAGCTGTTACCAACTCAATTGGGCCGTTTTGGGATGCCAATGAAGTCTGGCTCATCGCTTCTGGTGGTGTCCTATTTTTTGCTTTCCCCACACTCTACGCCTCCTCCTTCAGTGGTTTCTACCTTCCCCTAATTCTTGTACTTTGGTTACTTATTTTTAGAGCAATAAGTCTTGAACTCAGAGGTCAGGTTCACCATCGTCTTTGGGAAGCTTTATGGGATAAGGCTTTCGGCCTAGCAAGCCTGTTGCTGGCACTTTTCTTTGGCGCCGCGCTGGGCAATGTCGTTCGCGGAGTAAACCTGGGTATGGTAGAGAATGGTGTATCTACCCAAGAGCCGCACTATTTCTTCTTGGCACTTTGGAACCCGACATTTGACCCATTAGCCCAACATCAAGGCATCATAGACTGGTTCACTATCATATTAGGTTTAGTTGCCGTCGTTACATTAACCATCCACGGCGCAGGCTGGGTCATTCTGAAAACATCCAGTACATTGAACACGAGACTAAAGAACATTGTTTTTAAGCTCAACTTTGTCTTGCTTATTCTTGTCATACTATCGGCCTATGTATGGCATTATGTGAAGCCCATCTCCCTTAACAATCTTCAAAATCATTATTGGTTGTGGATATTCCCTTTGATAGCTGCCGTTGGATTACTTGGACAATTTTGGATCAAAACCTTTAAAAAAGATGGTATAGGCTTCCTATTTTCATCCCTTTTTATCCTGGGGAGCTTTGCGACGACCGTTGCTTCCATGTTCCCGATAGTATTGCCTTCAACGAATGACGTAAACCCCTCCTTGACGATTCAAAATGCGGCGGCGCATGAATATGGTCTTTCCGTAGGTTTAGGCTGGTTTATGTTTGCCGCAATTCTGGTGATTGCCTATTTTATCATCCAATTTAGGGTCTTCAAAGGTAAGTTGGATGACGTGGGTTACGGCGAACATTGA
- a CDS encoding response regulator transcription factor: MKIIAVLDDHPLLLEGVASFLNNQDGYLVYPFLEEIALIEFLKITGADLILMDMQLLKTNGVDVCTQVRKLFPMIPIVALSNLADGNLIFQFMQAGGNGYILKDVTNEEFLRCVELGLDGKEAVCDRAKELYRGAISTISGLPRLTQREKEILTLISKGLTTNQIAEQLFLSPVTVETHRRNLLTKFKVKNMIELVQLAMKHKLLGLE, from the coding sequence ATGAAGATAATTGCAGTGTTAGACGATCATCCCTTATTGTTGGAAGGTGTCGCTTCTTTTCTCAATAATCAGGATGGGTATCTCGTATACCCCTTTTTGGAAGAGATTGCGTTAATTGAATTTTTAAAGATCACGGGGGCCGATCTCATCCTGATGGATATGCAGCTGTTAAAGACAAATGGGGTGGATGTCTGTACACAGGTGAGGAAACTGTTTCCGATGATTCCCATTGTTGCATTGAGCAATTTAGCCGATGGAAACCTTATTTTTCAGTTTATGCAGGCTGGTGGAAATGGCTATATCTTAAAGGATGTTACCAACGAAGAATTCCTGCGCTGCGTAGAGCTCGGGCTCGATGGGAAAGAGGCCGTTTGTGATCGGGCAAAAGAACTTTATCGTGGTGCAATTTCGACGATCAGCGGTCTACCTCGGCTTACACAGCGTGAAAAAGAGATTTTGACGTTGATCTCCAAGGGACTTACGACGAACCAAATTGCTGAACAGTTGTTTTTAAGTCCAGTTACGGTTGAAACGCATCGGCGCAATCTCCTGACTAAATTCAAAGTTAAAAATATGATTGAGCTCGTACAGCTGGCAATGAAACATAAGTTGTTGGGACTCGAATAG
- a CDS encoding sensor histidine kinase, which translates to MKELTKIIAFFIVYFTVHLVSAQSFLPLDENRYRSDAERLLLSSSDDSVKAMQYFYLADYYRFRDTTKFWDHMREGERFAKPFRSLQAMGALYKSFYYGQFLDSKNAGVEAQRCVDLLGNAQKPFQQGLLAKAWYNLGLIRFPKKGFADFLDILNGKCLPYAKAHDPIMEGSINTMIGMTFMSSNQLAKADEYHQLAIKQLEQQPPSTALVVAYLNTVSNYCYQVKSKEARVLLDKVKQLLKDYPNSSQLPNYYYNEALYFTTKQQTDEALRLLDIGLDWSVKMNNWKLFQMMRFRKFNVYLLQKKYADAKLQLEEIVKNGLLTRDLYNSKIVYSQLAAVNELMGNYQDALKMSNKANQLSDSIQKVQLLEKMNEMEAKYKTVEKEKEILNLRAEKERNQFRIFLVLGIAVLLFFIVLFVTFSYRKQRKLNTQIQLNHEIALDKMEKEKQLQISESMLKGEEQERQRIAQDLHDSIGGMLTGLKFKIAGDVAKSTLLTDEVPQKLNDILGEVRRISHNLMPESLRQFGLIAALEQLCMAMKNRNVSIQFENYEPELNVDFQKGLALYRIVQEAISNALKYANADSIIVQVSKSEEVLHILVEDNGKGFDSAVLNYGLGLNNMVNRVKWINGSIDIQSKLGSGTQIEIGVTV; encoded by the coding sequence TTGAAAGAGTTAACGAAGATAATTGCCTTTTTTATAGTATACTTTACTGTGCATCTTGTAAGTGCACAGAGTTTTCTGCCATTGGATGAAAATAGATATCGATCTGATGCGGAAAGGTTATTGCTGTCGAGTTCGGATGACAGTGTGAAGGCAATGCAGTATTTTTATTTGGCAGATTACTATCGATTTAGGGATACGACCAAATTTTGGGATCATATGCGGGAGGGGGAGCGTTTCGCCAAACCATTCCGGAGTTTACAGGCGATGGGGGCACTCTACAAAAGCTTTTATTATGGACAATTTCTGGATAGTAAAAATGCCGGAGTTGAAGCCCAACGATGTGTAGACCTCCTTGGAAATGCGCAAAAACCTTTTCAGCAGGGCCTTTTGGCCAAAGCTTGGTATAATCTGGGCTTGATTCGATTTCCTAAAAAAGGATTTGCTGATTTTCTGGATATCCTAAACGGGAAGTGCCTGCCTTATGCCAAAGCACATGACCCCATCATGGAAGGTAGTATAAATACGATGATCGGCATGACCTTTATGTCGTCCAATCAGCTTGCAAAAGCTGATGAATATCATCAATTGGCCATCAAGCAACTCGAGCAGCAACCGCCGAGTACAGCACTTGTGGTGGCTTATCTCAATACAGTCAGCAATTATTGCTATCAGGTGAAATCTAAAGAAGCAAGAGTGCTACTGGATAAAGTCAAACAGCTCTTGAAAGATTATCCAAATTCTTCGCAATTACCCAATTACTATTACAATGAGGCGCTTTATTTTACCACAAAGCAACAGACTGATGAAGCCCTTCGTCTGCTGGATATCGGGTTGGATTGGTCGGTGAAAATGAACAATTGGAAATTATTCCAGATGATGCGGTTCAGAAAGTTTAATGTGTATCTCCTGCAGAAAAAGTATGCTGATGCTAAACTACAGTTGGAGGAAATCGTAAAAAATGGATTATTAACGCGAGATCTTTACAACAGTAAAATTGTGTACAGTCAACTGGCGGCTGTAAATGAGCTGATGGGTAATTATCAGGATGCGCTGAAAATGTCCAATAAGGCAAATCAGCTATCCGACAGTATTCAGAAGGTCCAATTGTTGGAGAAAATGAATGAGATGGAAGCAAAATATAAAACCGTAGAAAAAGAAAAAGAGATTCTGAATCTGCGCGCAGAAAAGGAACGCAACCAATTTCGGATTTTCCTCGTTTTGGGTATTGCCGTTTTGCTTTTCTTTATTGTGCTATTTGTTACTTTTTCCTATCGAAAACAACGGAAGCTTAATACACAGATACAGCTCAATCACGAAATCGCATTGGACAAAATGGAAAAGGAAAAGCAGTTGCAAATTTCGGAATCGATGCTAAAAGGAGAGGAGCAGGAGCGTCAGCGTATTGCCCAAGATCTGCACGATAGCATAGGTGGCATGTTGACAGGTTTAAAATTTAAGATTGCCGGCGATGTGGCAAAGAGTACGCTCTTGACAGATGAAGTGCCGCAGAAGTTGAACGATATTTTAGGTGAAGTAAGACGGATATCCCATAACCTGATGCCCGAATCGCTGCGTCAGTTTGGATTGATAGCAGCATTGGAGCAATTGTGTATGGCGATGAAAAATCGTAACGTTTCGATCCAGTTTGAGAACTACGAGCCTGAATTGAATGTGGACTTTCAAAAGGGGTTGGCCCTGTATCGAATTGTTCAAGAAGCTATTTCAAATGCACTAAAGTATGCAAATGCAGATTCAATTATCGTTCAGGTAAGTAAATCGGAGGAAGTACTCCATATCCTCGTTGAGGATAATGGCAAAGGCTTTGATTCTGCTGTGTTAAATTATGGATTGGGTTTAAATAATATGGTCAACAGGGTGAAATGGATCAATGGATCAATTGATATTCAGAGTAAGCTTGGATCTGGAACGCAGATCGAAATTGGTGTAACGGTTTAA
- a CDS encoding NADPH-dependent FMN reductase: protein MKALIFNGALERRQESTSGKLLHYFSDQLNQRGVENTIFNLADSGIPLFDLSLNRVPNAVKIMNTQFLEADVHFWLSPLYHGSIPGVMKNCLDWLEVSAKNKPAYLTDKHIGLVCWADGVHALQGINAMDAIAKSLRAWTLPFSVPMMKSMLFEPDNPHVVSSAYQCKLDLLIDIATKKRREYR, encoded by the coding sequence ATGAAAGCATTAATATTCAATGGCGCCTTGGAAAGAAGGCAAGAATCTACTTCGGGAAAATTGTTACACTATTTTTCCGACCAACTAAACCAACGAGGTGTTGAAAATACGATTTTTAATCTGGCCGATAGCGGAATACCCTTATTTGATTTGAGTCTCAATCGGGTACCCAATGCCGTCAAGATTATGAATACTCAGTTTCTAGAAGCAGATGTACATTTTTGGTTGTCTCCGCTTTATCATGGAAGTATTCCCGGTGTGATGAAAAATTGTTTGGATTGGCTTGAAGTCAGTGCTAAAAATAAACCGGCTTATCTGACGGATAAACATATCGGACTGGTGTGTTGGGCCGATGGTGTACACGCACTACAGGGCATTAATGCAATGGATGCTATCGCGAAGTCGCTCCGCGCCTGGACATTGCCTTTTAGTGTGCCTATGATGAAATCTATGCTTTTTGAGCCGGATAATCCACATGTGGTATCTTCGGCTTACCAATGTAAGCTTGACTTGCTGATCGATATTGCTACGAAAAAGAGAAGGGAATATCGTTGA
- a CDS encoding DUF2480 family protein: protein MFINKVENTGILALDLIDFKPKLAILSLDIKTLLYQEAIVKEKEFREALTAVDWSTFQNRAVAISCSVDAIIPPWVYMALAEKLHPVAVYYDFKTVEALEIDLWMQALQAMDLSHFQQQKVVIRARPNIPASLYMLATERLIPIVQTLRYGEVGMPKVIFKKGKV, encoded by the coding sequence ATGTTTATAAATAAAGTTGAAAACACGGGTATATTGGCTTTAGATCTGATTGATTTTAAGCCCAAACTCGCTATCCTAAGTTTGGACATCAAAACATTGTTGTATCAGGAAGCAATCGTTAAAGAAAAGGAATTCAGAGAAGCTTTGACCGCGGTTGACTGGTCTACTTTCCAAAATAGGGCCGTTGCCATTAGCTGTTCTGTCGATGCAATTATCCCGCCTTGGGTCTATATGGCCCTGGCGGAAAAACTTCATCCTGTTGCAGTGTATTACGATTTTAAGACGGTAGAGGCTTTGGAAATAGACCTGTGGATGCAGGCTTTGCAAGCAATGGATCTGTCGCATTTTCAGCAGCAAAAAGTTGTCATACGGGCCCGTCCGAATATTCCAGCGTCACTTTATATGTTGGCGACGGAACGTTTGATTCCTATTGTGCAGACCTTGAGGTATGGTGAGGTTGGTATGCCAAAAGTTATTTTTAAAAAAGGGAAAGTATAA
- a CDS encoding superoxide dismutase codes for MHKFQLPQLPYAYAALEPYFDRETMTIHHQKHHQAYVDNLNKALEGTESEASTLLDILTSVSTYSPAIRNNGGGHFNHTLFWEILSPNPKTVPTGKLADEINAAFGSLEELKAKIKNAGLGQFGSGWSWLYVKHSGALDVVATANQDNPLMDTQSISRGFPILGVDVWEHAYYLKYQNKRADYLDAFWALLDWSVVEQKYDAVIAGLV; via the coding sequence ATGCATAAATTTCAATTACCCCAGTTACCATATGCCTATGCGGCACTTGAACCCTATTTTGATCGCGAGACCATGACGATTCATCATCAAAAGCATCATCAAGCTTATGTTGACAACCTAAATAAAGCATTGGAAGGCACGGAAAGCGAAGCTAGCACGCTATTGGATATCCTCACAAGCGTCAGTACATATAGCCCGGCAATCCGCAATAATGGCGGTGGTCACTTTAACCATACGTTATTTTGGGAAATCTTATCGCCCAATCCAAAAACGGTACCCACAGGGAAGTTAGCAGATGAGATAAATGCAGCCTTTGGTTCTTTGGAGGAACTCAAAGCCAAGATTAAAAATGCGGGGCTTGGGCAGTTCGGTTCGGGCTGGTCCTGGCTTTATGTCAAGCATTCCGGTGCCTTAGATGTCGTCGCAACCGCCAATCAGGATAATCCGCTAATGGATACACAATCCATCAGCAGGGGGTTCCCTATTTTGGGTGTCGATGTTTGGGAGCATGCCTATTATTTGAAATATCAGAATAAAAGGGCCGATTATTTAGATGCATTTTGGGCGCTTTTGGATTGGTCTGTTGTTGAACAAAAATACGATGCTGTGATTGCAGGTTTGGTTTGA
- a CDS encoding MarR family transcriptional regulator, whose product MQKSPADRILMLLKMRREATAALIASALAITKEGARKHLLNLANQNLIVSNARSEGIGRPSTYYSLSPQGMARFPDSHADITVQLLQSIKQVLGENALDLLISDRESKVYQKYTEALSGIESIEKKLEIIAAKRTEEGYMAEWRKEADDYLLIENHCPICAAATECQGFCRSELNNFQQLIGPAFRICRTEYIIENAPRCTYRISKAK is encoded by the coding sequence ATGCAGAAAAGTCCAGCTGATCGAATATTAATGTTATTAAAAATGCGCCGAGAAGCCACTGCAGCTTTGATTGCATCAGCGTTGGCAATAACAAAAGAAGGCGCCCGTAAACATTTATTGAACCTCGCGAATCAAAACCTGATCGTATCCAATGCCCGTAGCGAAGGTATAGGCCGCCCCTCGACTTATTACAGTCTGTCGCCACAGGGTATGGCAAGATTCCCAGATAGTCATGCCGACATTACAGTACAATTGTTGCAGTCGATCAAACAGGTGCTTGGCGAGAATGCGTTGGATCTACTGATTAGTGACCGGGAGTCTAAGGTATATCAGAAATATACTGAAGCGCTATCAGGTATCGAATCCATCGAAAAAAAACTTGAAATTATAGCCGCAAAAAGAACAGAGGAAGGCTATATGGCTGAATGGAGGAAAGAAGCCGACGATTATCTTCTCATTGAAAATCACTGCCCCATATGTGCCGCAGCGACCGAATGTCAGGGATTTTGCCGGTCAGAACTGAATAATTTCCAGCAACTCATCGGTCCGGCCTTTCGCATCTGCAGAACAGAATACATCATCGAAAACGCGCCTCGCTGTACCTATCGCATTTCAAAGGCGAAATAA